TGTAGTAATGTAGATATGTTTATTGTCTATTGAATAAATGCTTGTGGATTTTTCATTCTGATGATATTTTACTAAAGGGGGGTTACAAAAATTCATCCAATAAGTCAATAAatagattttggattttgttattttttaaaaaacagattatcagaCACATCATTGATGAGAAATGTATCTaaattcacaaattaaaaaggACTTAGGTTTGGAGAGGCGAATAAAAGAGGCGTATGAAATGGGAGAGTatgaaaattttgagcatcaaaagcttaatttcctgaatttttatgcaccaatttatgccttttctgcatctgcatttatggtgtaaatgtcaaaatagaaGTCCTCTGCAAGTTTGATTCTTTTAATAGTTGGGGACAAATGCGCATGTTCTACATATTGCCTGTAATTTGCCACTATACATAAAAGTTGAAAATGGAtaaagtttttactttttacaaagacatcacacacactgtaaagaCAGCAGAGGAGTTTTTCCCACTTCATTTATTCCACAAATGGCTTATAGTAAAACTCAAAGGGATGTCTCCTCCACACCGGGAGAGGGTGTGCATGGGTGGATTTCAGGTCCTTCCCACTGCAATCACGTCCCGCCTCAACCAGTGTGAGGTGCAGCAGCCAGCGGCCAGATGTCTGGATGGGAGTATCAGCGCAGGAATTTGAAGAGCTGGTGACCATGCAGGTGGAAACAACGAacggaaaaacaaataaatagagaCAAGGGGGCTGCGGATGCCGATAACGGAAGGACGCGACACCCATCAGTGTGATTTACAGTCGGGTCGGCGTTGGTGGTGTTGATGGCGGATTAATAACCGGTCATAAAGTAGTGGAGGGATTGTGTGTTGCGGGAGGACAGGAGTGAAGGCGCTgatagagaaagaaagagaggggaggagtgtgaagaagagagagaggagagcagataAAGCCAGAGCTGGGATCATGAGCTCTGCACTGCCTTACAACTCGCTGTCAGCTCGGCCGAGTCCCAGCAGACAAGCTTTGGACTGGGAGTGCCAACAGCTGGCTGTACGTCGACTCTCCTCGCCGCGGAGTCTCGACCTgctctctccacctcctcttcctcgtcgACCCTCTGCGATACCTGGTTACCTGCTGACGACCCACCAAGACCAGGAGGAGCAGCTCCAAAACCGGCAGCAGCGCCTTTCCTTGTCGGTGTGCTCAGAGGCATCGCTGGCGCCCCCTGCACCTCCACCTGTGGGCGCTGCCCCACCCTGCTGCCGCCCAGTAGGAGTCATGCACCTCCTGCGCCTGGGTCTGCTGGCCTTCAGCTGCCTCTTCTGGGCAGCCGGTTTGGCCATCTTCACCCTGGGTGTGTGGGCACAGATTTCACTGGCAGACTTCATGCTGCTGTCTTCCAACCGCTACCCCAACGCCCCGCTCATCCTTCTGGCCACAGGGGCGGCCATCACCACTTGGGGCTTCCTGGGTTGTCTCGGGGTGGCTGCAAACCTGCCCTGTGTTCTCCGGGCGTATGGGTTCTTCCAACTTGCTGCTCTTGTAGCGGGTTTAGCCGCTGGACTCTCAGGTCTCTTCTATCGTGAAGACATTGCCGGAGGATTTCGCAGCGGCTTACAGCGAGCGGTGGCCGGCTACACCGAGGACGAAGGCCGTGCCGATGCATTAGACAGCTTGCAGAGGGCCCTGGAGTGCTGCGGAGCTGAAGGTTGGCGTGACTGGCTTTCTTCAGACTGGGCTATCCAGCATATGACCTTTCTGCCCAATGAGAACGGCACCTCGGTGTCCCTGCCGGACAGCTGCTGCGTCAGGCGCAAGGGTTGCAAGAATCGACCTCTTCTGTCAGATGATGTTGAAGGAGTGGAAGCTGCAGGAATCCATCCACACGGCTGCTTCCGCAAAGTCTTCAGCTTGGTCAACGACAACGTCTTCCACATTGCCGCCACTGTGTTGGGATTGGCCTTCACCCAGATCGGAGGCATTGCCCTGGCCTGTCTGCTGGCCAACAAACTGGCGCCAAGACAACATCGACGTGTGGTGGCACATTAAGAGTCAGTTGTCAAAACATGCGCTAAGGACTGACCAATTTGTACATAACTAGCATTGGGAATGAACTATGCCCTTAAAAGTCAGAGAGCTGTGAAATGTTGCGAATTATTTCAGGTATCTAGGTTTCCAGGAGTAAATATTCTACTCATTTTCTGACTGTGTCAGATGATTGGCATTTGGAGTCCATCCATGGCTGGTATGGGCCTGAAAACttttcagacacaaaattacaactgCTTCATGAAATATGACAACGCAGTCAAAGGTACGAACCTGTGTacacaaaactgttaaaagagAAATCAACTCAAACTCCTGCTGAGCATTTCGGTAAGAGGCATCAGCAGTTAGCTGAGGCTAACATTTTGTAGAAATTTGTTTCTGATGATGCATCCAGCAGTTAGAATcaaattcctttaaattttgGGGTTAATATCTATAAATTGAGCAACTACAGTGTGATTTTATCACAGCTCTTCAGAAACTAAGTTTAGTAATACTTAAAACCGATGGTAGTAACATAAATcaatattgttaatttttttattttgagggaAATTTTGGACATCATTAAAAGACCAGAAAGGCACTTGGAAAGCGTAAATCTCTGTTAAGGCTGGTATTCTAGTCTGATATGCAACTCTGCAATTGCAACCTCTACGTCTGGATATATTTCCAAAACTATTGGAACAAATGCTCCATAGCGACAGCTCTGAAAGTGTATTGTGATATGGAGTAACTGAATTACAGTTGGCTTTGTTTTGCCACCACTTAACTTCACTACCGTCtgcaggattttaagatatatgGTATCCATTCTACTAAGGTCAAATGCCTGTCTCACAATgtcaacaattaaaaaaaaatagtttgcgTGTGCGATTTGGGTTCGTCCTTGGCCTATGCTACACCACAAGTTTTTAGGAAGTCTGGCTTGTAGTTTTTCCGTAATCCTGttgccaaacaaacaaacagaaccaAAATCAGAACCTCTTTGTTGATGGTACAAATAAGAATTTAGCGACAAAAAATATTCGAATACTTTGCAACTCTCTTGCTCTCACTGTTTGCGTGACTGTATGTTTTGCACAATTTCTAAAAATGCTTGTTTAATTTATTGTGGGTGTGAGGAGTAGATGAGCTGAAGTATGTGTCTATGTGATACCTGCAAATGTGAAGTTTGACATCTCAAAATGGGGGCAATGCCAGACTGGACAGCAGGCTGTAAATATCAAAAACTAGACAGTAGTTGGAAACGTTGCTCTTTCATTTTGCTCCAGAAATTTTTGAATATTGGCATGGATTAATATGCTCCATTATGTAGaatgtaaaaacaattatttaatgtTAAACTGATATGATTTTGATTATCGTTGGATTTAAGACCAACATCTCTCCACTGAATGCACAGGAATGTTCACCAGCAGTTTTCCACTTCACGTGATTTAGTCTGAGTTCACCAGATATTCGTATCTTCATCATTTCGTGATCCCATCACAAAGACGACACTGTGCTAGAATGGTGCTTTTGAAACGAGCTCGATAATCTATTGCTGTCTGTGGCGTTTTGTGCTGTTTACACACCTGACGGGCTGTAATGTTAAGGCGATAAGGTAAAATCGTTTCTTTCGGATGTCTTCGTGTTGCTAAAATTTGTAGATTCTGAAgcacaaacttgttttaaatcACTGATTATTGTGACTAAGACTTTGAACATTACCTCTTAAATGCACACCAACATTGGCATAACCCAAATGTTGTGTAACCCACTAACTTACTAGCATGAAACTTGCACTTCTTCAACATCAAACAGAAGTTGACATACATGAATAGCTCAAACTGTTGGAAAAATAGCTAGCTTTCTTGTCAAGATAAGAGAGGACTGATACCACTCTTAAAAGGAAGTTAACTTTcgtttaatctgtacaaaaaatgaccatcgAACTCATGTTTACTTAATAGTCTTTATGTGCTTTAATGTCGAGTTAGATAAGatgattgataccactctcatatgAAGCTAAAAGTTTGCTAAACAGCCAAAGGGATGTAGGGattgcttcatttttatttttttttttgatacgCTAAGCTAACCGTCTCCTGGCTGTAGCTTAAAATTTAGCCAGAGTTGCTATTTTGTCAGTTGGGGATATTTTTATcaagagtaaaagtacaaaatcaaatgttattaaattattgttattacattatttatgtattttttgtttgtttttagttttgctgctaAAATGCAATGTCTATAGGCCTTCAGTAGGCtatttgtcatatttctatTTGCATTATTTGTAGTGGCATTATTGTGCTCATAGTTTACATGTTGCTAAAGAGGCTACTGGATGCCTCTGCAATAGtcattaaccttttgaaacctggatcatcatcagttttcttgtgctgtgttcagatgcctcagatgtctttcacaagctatttcaCCTAAAGcacctgagcaaactgttttaattttttttcgaAAAGattggggaaaaggcaatggcaagaaatgtcccaaaaattgctacaaaaaaattaaataaaatgtgacaataaaCTTTCCtataaatcaattttaaaaaagaggaagaaaaatatcaaaaaatagggaaaaattcCCCaaactatatctataattacaataattgtgtatctaaaattatgtcaaagaaaaaatataataaaatacaaaaattgaatacagatttttttttttttacatatttttgtttgtttttgctttttacttttaatttaggGTGCCTGCAATGCAAAGTGCAGGCACACtatatattatttgttttaaattcttttgctaattttcagttaattttcttgtagcttttttatttatttatttttctaacttttGAACCATATCTTTTTTAGTTGCtagttgccttctccccatgtttttcagaTAAATAAAGCCAtctgctttggtttcaaaggattaaagtaaattaaaatatttccctcaaacacattttaactgtAGTCTACGTTATCTTTCTAGAGTTGTCTTATTGAACCGATTATGGCATTTTTCAGGGTTAGGCTAATCGTGATTTTGTCTTCTACTGTCGAAATAAGcatatttgtaaatatatatatctgtctgtGTTGTTATGCTTTGGGACTTAACTGGGCCTTACCGAGGcaatttgacaatttttattTGTCCCCCTGTTTTAAAACTATCTAGCCTTTTGCATgcagacaacaacaaaatctgAACGATAGGCCTCTAAAAGAAGCATCAGTCTTCTCATCTCTGCAAGAAATCAAATAAGTGAAGCCTAGTTCCAAAAACGTCTAACTATTGCTGGGATGCAATCAGATGATACACATCTATTTGCCTTTCTTACAGCCTCAGCATTACATCACTTCTCTCCTGTTCAGGATAGACACTTTTATTGCTCTTGTAATTGTAATGTatgatatatactgtatgtgtataaTGTATTCTAATAATCACCAACAGTGCAAACGAGCATGACTGAAACTGTAAACTATATCTGTCGACaataaaccaagaaaaatcTTTGCCTCATTACAGGACATGATATTGATTTAACAGTGGGAATGTTAATGTCAAGGTCTGCTGTCCTTGGatgtattaaatatataaataggaGCAACATTCTTGTCATGAAAAGTTAATGTAAGCAGCAAACAAAGATACAGCACTGCACTGGTAAAGGTTTGAAGTGTGTTAAGTCTTGTGTAATATTATATAGAGCTCTTTTTGGAgtttaatgtgacttttttcctctttaaaatagaaataagtgAAGATTATCCCCCATCCTAACAGATGGCAGGTGCAAATCTCCTGTCtgcatttttaagacctttAGAAACAGCTTGAGCTCTGTATTTTATGAGAAAGGCCACGCTGGACGTGTGCCAGAGTGGTAAATTCTGAGCGCTGGGAGTGGTCGATCCTCATTGAGGCCTCTGGCCACCGGGCCAATGCTGAATTATGGCTAACTGAACGACATCTCATTTCTACCACCTGAGACGGCGGTGATTAGATCTGCCCTTGAAGGGTGACAACAGATTCGGATGACACTGCAGAGCGTGACGAAACACAACAGCGTGACCCAGCATTGATTAGTTTATGGAGCAGAAAATCATGAACTACATCCTCTGCTCAAATTGGGCGATATgagtttttaataattcatcatGAGGATTACCTAAAAcccaatatacagtatatatacatttagACACAGGGAGGCTGTGAGCCGTGGCCTCTAAACAATGACCATTTTCATGACCTAATTATGGTATTGATTAGCCTACATAGTGCTCTAACAAGGCTTGCGGATGCTTTCTGTCTGATTGCACTGTCCTTGTTTAACCCATTTCGCCCGGGGTTGCCACATCCCCACCAGCAGTTTCATCACACTAAAGAGGAGCTTACACCTTGAGTCATGGAAACCACAAGGGCCTTTTGCTCgtaatacctttaaaaaatatactggGTTGGGCGCTTTAATGTGCACTATTTATAACTTCtattttaccaaaacaaaagcacagtgGAAGGGACGTAAAATGGCTGCAGAGTGGTGCAAATATATAGTCACTATCAGATCTACATAGCCCCAAAACACTTCCTAAAGACAGAGAGCAGTGAGGAGAACATCGAGTAGGTAGATAAGGTATTTAAAGCATTAAACACTGATAATATAAAGGGGTTTACATGTATGCTAACCTGCATCACAACCtcgaaaacacatttaattcataaaaatcacaaaattagtTCTCCAATTTGTATGTTGATTATTTTAAGGTCTGGGGTACCGCTGTTGAAGAAACTAGTTTGACCAGCTGAAGATGGTTAAGCTGGGTCAGAGCCATCTTCAAAcagctaaaaccaactaaaaccagctaCCAGTATAAGCCGGTTGTTAGTGTTTTTCTGAGGGGATGTAGCTTTTAGGGGAATATGTCGGCAGAAAGTAGTATGTTTTCTGTAGTGTATAATGAAAATAAGagttcttgtgtgtttgttaccttagaataaactgtttatttacatagcGAGTAGGTCCTCGTCCAcggagtccgccatgttgcgctgccatgtttctacagtagcccagaattgacaaaccaaacactggctctaaaaaggggcatttgtgttttgatgtcagccactgtagttagcagcccctccacaacgggagtgtcagaaaaacacagattttgtaacgtgaaactgcttcattcagtgtttttactggttttaatcacctgtctgtttgttttgaagcagaagagacctctgtggataatccTGCTTCTACTAAAAACCTCCTGATAATCTGGAAccaaatcagagaaaaaaggtgagcacacattagctgATACTAGGCACTGACAATTGATTTTAATTGttgtatttagtgtttttactcatttaacTGAGGAAGAGAACTGCTGATAATTTGGCTTCcactaaaaacctcctgaacctCTGGATctaaagaaatctgaaaaaaaggtgagcacacattatcAGACTGGGCTAGCAGCCCATGGGTGATATACCAAACACCATTGGAGAGACACTGATTTGCGAgtaaaatggctttttttctgtgtttttactgatttaaatcaccagttctgtttattttgagaggaggagacctctgcagataattcggcttccactaaaaacctcctgaatgtctggatcttaagctatcagaaaaacaaggagagcacacattagcaggtgcaaGGCTAACGGCCTGTCTCAGACATGCgctggagaaacactgatttgtgaatctgattaatcagtgtttttaccgctttgaatcacctggtctgtttgttttgggtggaagaaacctctgtggataaAACCTacaaaaacctgtaaaaacctcctgaacaatgagcACAAAATGATTTCTAACTAGGAGCAGTTTCAGCTGGATATAATCtacagtcctcaccactagatgacATTAAAtcccactaaatcttacacactgcttcTTCAAAATCCTTAAACATATAACAAACCCTTTAATATCTATTACAAAAGGGAGCTGGCCGGTTACATTTCCCACATTAGCGACATCAGAAGATTGTAAAAGTGGTGTATTTAAACTTCTGTAGTGTCCTTTAAGTTGCCAAAATAACTGGGCTTCAGGCTCTCATCACAGATGGGTGTGTCTCTAAAGCTGCCTCCGAAATCTGATAACAGAGATTcctcttatttgttttttgcctgCAGTACTCTGAGGAATTAAAAATCCACCCCTGTAGTCTGGATAAATGTCTTTGGGGATTCAGTTCAGTTATGTGTAGATTTGCCCTTTAAGTTTCTCTATTTTAATCAGACTCACGTTAAGAGtggatgttaaaaaatatcaaaatattttgaagaaTGAAGGTATAAACCAGgcttttatgaattttaaagcCGTTTCAAACGATGTATTATAGAGAGATGTGTAGGCATTTATCTCTACTCTCCGCCTCTTTAAGTCTGCCCTACATCTGACTCCTTTTGGTCCTTTGCACAGCAGCCTGTACTCTGCCCCACATTTTTATTTGGCAATTCTCAGCGTCGCTCGCTCGCGCCGTCGCTGCGTAAAAGTCGCCGCGCTTCGCTTGGAAATGTAGTTGTTTCTGCGCACAGCGAGGTCTCCAAAAATGGACTTAAGATCCGAACTCCTTAAGTCAATCTGGTACGCTTTCACGTCGCTGGACGTCGAGAAATGCGGGAAAGTGTCCAAGTCGCAGTTAAAGGTAAGCAGGAATGTTTGTCGTCATTTTGAGATCAGGAAACTGAGAGCGAGGGGCGTCCAcaggacacagaaacagactttAACGCCgctacttttaacttttaatatttttttaagatgaggaaaaatgaaaacttatCAGTCTGTAATTGTCTGGTATATATTGTTAAATAATAAGTTGTACTATGTGAATCATCGTTGTAATCTGAGGcacagtttacacacacaaattcaaatatttgacaaagctttaacatcctaaaaacacacacaacctgcTCAGACTGTAGGTAAGGTGTGGGCCAGTTTCTAGAT
This genomic interval from Plectropomus leopardus isolate mb chromosome 22, YSFRI_Pleo_2.0, whole genome shotgun sequence contains the following:
- the LOC121961194 gene encoding tetraspanin-7-like, with the translated sequence MSSALPYNSLSARPSPSRQALDWECQQLAVRRLSSPRSLDLLSPPPLPRRPSAIPGYLLTTHQDQEEQLQNRQQRLSLSVCSEASLAPPAPPPVGAAPPCCRPVGVMHLLRLGLLAFSCLFWAAGLAIFTLGVWAQISLADFMLLSSNRYPNAPLILLATGAAITTWGFLGCLGVAANLPCVLRAYGFFQLAALVAGLAAGLSGLFYREDIAGGFRSGLQRAVAGYTEDEGRADALDSLQRALECCGAEGWRDWLSSDWAIQHMTFLPNENGTSVSLPDSCCVRRKGCKNRPLLSDDVEGVEAAGIHPHGCFRKVFSLVNDNVFHIAATVLGLAFTQIGGIALACLLANKLAPRQHRRVVAH